From Alcaligenes faecalis, the proteins below share one genomic window:
- a CDS encoding formylglycine-generating enzyme family protein — MKFNPLFSAASLLLGVSAVAQAAPWDEKYYNPKPAEGDVVLPMPCEGAMVFRRVAVPVAGPLDDMRVVVGQEAEEWGYIEHKRPEFIAGSFTDSKAGSSRYYLMAKYELNKLQYQAMTEAICPTPKNTLVVPQTDISWMDAVHFSDLYNQWLRENAADKLPKEDGLAGFVRLPTEIEWEYAARGGSALSSAEFRDVRYPMPEGMNEYEWYAGAQSSNGAVQLMGRLKPNPLGLHDMLGNVDEIILESFRLNKLDRQHGQAGGFVVRGGNFLSKPEALRSSARKELAYYGPKGPTQAKTTGMRLALVSIALTSRERVQAIEKSWQALGTEQGTVNPNEPAEESAVQRLGSLASTLEDDKLKAQLKQLEGDLRAANLRQEEMRDQAIRANLELGSFLCTKLKDDVLFVELLHRNYDALCEADTDDKQCASRKLKLDEQEDRVAKLARYYASNLIDASSLYGLNLLEKQVPVERQMMEQNKSLSALKPYLEVHWKNQKDYLKTDAIDINAWKNSCKSVPNS; from the coding sequence GTGAAATTTAATCCTTTGTTCAGTGCGGCCAGCTTGTTGCTGGGTGTCAGCGCTGTGGCGCAGGCAGCGCCCTGGGACGAGAAGTATTACAACCCCAAACCAGCTGAGGGCGATGTGGTTCTGCCCATGCCTTGCGAAGGTGCCATGGTGTTTCGCCGTGTGGCCGTGCCCGTGGCCGGTCCTTTGGACGATATGCGTGTGGTGGTGGGGCAGGAAGCCGAGGAGTGGGGCTATATCGAACACAAGCGCCCCGAGTTCATTGCAGGCAGCTTTACCGATAGCAAGGCTGGTTCCTCGCGCTATTACCTGATGGCCAAGTACGAGCTGAACAAATTGCAGTATCAGGCCATGACGGAAGCCATTTGCCCGACACCCAAGAACACCCTGGTGGTGCCGCAGACCGACATCAGCTGGATGGACGCAGTGCATTTCTCCGACCTGTACAACCAGTGGCTGCGCGAGAACGCGGCCGACAAACTGCCCAAGGAAGATGGTTTGGCTGGTTTTGTACGTCTGCCTACGGAAATTGAGTGGGAATATGCGGCGCGCGGTGGTTCGGCCTTGTCCTCGGCCGAGTTCCGTGACGTGCGTTACCCCATGCCCGAAGGCATGAATGAGTACGAGTGGTATGCCGGTGCGCAGTCCTCCAACGGAGCTGTGCAATTGATGGGGCGGCTCAAGCCCAATCCGCTGGGCCTGCATGACATGCTGGGCAATGTGGACGAGATCATTCTGGAGTCCTTCCGCCTGAACAAGCTGGATCGTCAGCACGGGCAAGCCGGCGGCTTTGTGGTGCGTGGCGGCAATTTCCTGTCCAAGCCTGAAGCACTGCGTTCTTCGGCTCGTAAAGAGCTGGCTTACTACGGCCCCAAAGGGCCCACACAAGCGAAAACAACCGGGATGCGGCTGGCCCTGGTGTCGATTGCCCTGACTTCGCGCGAGCGTGTGCAGGCTATTGAAAAGAGTTGGCAAGCTCTGGGCACCGAGCAAGGCACGGTGAACCCGAATGAGCCAGCCGAGGAGTCCGCGGTGCAGCGCCTGGGCTCCTTGGCCAGTACGCTGGAAGACGACAAGCTCAAAGCCCAGTTAAAGCAATTGGAAGGGGATTTGCGAGCGGCCAATCTGCGTCAGGAAGAGATGCGTGATCAGGCCATTCGCGCCAATCTGGAGCTGGGCTCGTTCCTGTGCACCAAGCTGAAAGACGATGTGCTCTTCGTAGAATTGCTGCACCGAAATTACGATGCCTTGTGCGAAGCCGATACGGATGACAAACAATGCGCCAGCCGCAAATTGAAGTTGGATGAGCAGGAAGACCGTGTCGCCAAGCTGGCCCGTTATTATGCGAGCAATTTGATTGATGCCTCGTCCTTGTACGGGCTGAACTTGCTGGAAAAACAGGTGCCGGTAGAGCGCCAGATGATGGAACAGAACAAGAGCCTCAGTGCCTTGAAACCCTACCTGGAAGTGCATTGGAAAAATCAGAAGGATTATCTGAAAACAGATGCCATTGATATCAATGCCTGGAAAAACAGTTGTAAATCCGTGCCCAACTCGTAA
- a CDS encoding vWA domain-containing protein, with amino-acid sequence MQRVILDSVGPSSAYQQHQHALNVLKRQDEPLTHLFSTYQADGSDTTAWWTGMQGQAVPKNSLSAAQQQALDARYQQSLDRIEVLSRQLQEQGATQDAQALQALLKDVSAKGAVYSVGGKPLLVMSENPALSPEPLFESYQKRVAPPPPVPPVVPAAAAVGAGAAATTAATSKARPWLWFLLAALLALLLALFLSWWFKWPPGWWDKEVVPVEPPAVITPDPVVEEPVVPPAPPPEEPVVPVPEPEPEPIKVEPVPEPVVEEPPAPPPAPEPPPKPEPPPKPKPEPKPKPGPKVSSDPNFVCAQDEKGEVLKPEVYIIFDSSMSMLLSVDAKIQDEEWFFSQDLDDMGSWSDYATQRAQTLFRGTSRIDAARSAFSSMVDSLPAGQDLHLVTFAQQCAAPNYQGRFTTAQRGRLKNLIQNIEAKDSTNLVQSLNLAASRVDGVNRDALIVLFVDGNDGCDQDICAVSRSIARAKPRLRINVVDITGQGLSACAATATGGVTLAPKQSGQIAKALRDATTDFVKRAEQACK; translated from the coding sequence ATGCAGCGCGTCATTCTTGATTCGGTTGGACCATCCTCGGCGTATCAGCAGCATCAGCATGCGCTCAATGTGCTGAAACGCCAGGATGAACCCTTAACGCATCTGTTTTCCACCTATCAGGCTGATGGTTCCGACACCACGGCCTGGTGGACGGGCATGCAGGGGCAGGCCGTGCCCAAAAACAGCTTGTCTGCGGCACAGCAACAGGCTCTGGATGCGCGTTACCAGCAATCGCTGGACCGGATCGAGGTTCTGAGCCGCCAACTGCAAGAGCAGGGGGCGACGCAGGACGCGCAAGCGCTGCAAGCCTTGCTGAAAGATGTGTCGGCCAAAGGGGCGGTTTACAGCGTAGGCGGCAAGCCTTTGCTGGTCATGAGCGAGAACCCGGCGCTGTCGCCCGAGCCCTTGTTCGAGTCCTATCAGAAGCGGGTGGCACCGCCACCGCCTGTGCCACCTGTGGTGCCTGCGGCAGCAGCCGTAGGGGCAGGGGCTGCTGCGACGACGGCGGCCACCTCCAAAGCTCGTCCGTGGCTGTGGTTCTTGTTGGCCGCTTTGCTGGCTTTATTGCTGGCGCTGTTCTTGTCGTGGTGGTTCAAGTGGCCTCCGGGCTGGTGGGACAAGGAGGTGGTGCCAGTAGAGCCGCCCGCCGTGATCACGCCTGATCCTGTGGTGGAAGAGCCTGTTGTCCCTCCAGCGCCACCACCTGAAGAGCCGGTGGTGCCTGTTCCTGAACCGGAACCCGAGCCAATTAAAGTAGAGCCCGTGCCCGAGCCCGTGGTGGAAGAGCCGCCTGCGCCTCCTCCTGCACCGGAGCCGCCGCCCAAGCCCGAGCCACCACCGAAACCCAAGCCTGAACCCAAACCCAAGCCGGGCCCCAAGGTGTCGTCTGATCCTAACTTTGTGTGTGCTCAGGATGAAAAAGGTGAAGTGCTCAAGCCCGAGGTCTACATCATTTTTGATTCCTCCATGTCCATGTTGCTGAGCGTCGATGCCAAGATCCAGGACGAGGAGTGGTTCTTCAGTCAGGATCTGGACGATATGGGCTCCTGGAGTGATTACGCGACCCAACGTGCTCAAACCTTGTTCCGGGGTACGTCGCGTATCGATGCGGCGCGCAGTGCGTTCTCCAGCATGGTGGACAGTTTGCCGGCCGGACAAGATCTGCACTTGGTGACCTTTGCGCAGCAGTGTGCCGCGCCCAATTACCAGGGCCGCTTTACGACTGCACAGCGTGGACGCTTGAAGAACCTGATCCAGAATATCGAGGCCAAGGACAGTACCAACCTGGTGCAGTCCCTGAATCTGGCTGCCAGCCGGGTGGATGGGGTGAATCGGGATGCCTTGATCGTCTTGTTCGTGGATGGAAATGATGGTTGCGATCAGGATATTTGTGCCGTGTCGCGCAGCATTGCGCGTGCCAAGCCACGTTTGCGCATTAACGTGGTGGATATCACCGGGCAAGGTTTGTCGGCTTGCGCGGCAACGGCAACCGGCGGGGTCACGCTGGCTCCCAAGCAGTCTGGTCAGATTGCCAAAGCCCTGCGCGATGCCACAACGGACTTTGTAAAGCGCGCCGAGCAAGCCTGCAAATAA
- a CDS encoding DUF445 domain-containing protein: protein MSTSSSRPDSPERRLRRMKRSALALLVLTICLFLLSHAMMRQGEAAPIAGFWPWLRAFSEAATVGALADWFAVVALFRHPLGLPFPHTAIIPNKKNSLGESLGVFVRDHFLDSAMLLEKLRSLDPAARLGQWLSQPEQSERVSRALQTAMGEALRLLDERSVKQALTDGVRGYLMRVDMASSSSQILGLLTRNARHQRLLDEVLQQLGGYLSNEAVKQRVADVLVRYAQREWPKLLAMVGVVTSVDELSGKMADRLARALVDEVQAILSEPEHPLRKDYEQWVHEYIQRLGQDPDLMEQVEAIKQRFLHHKDVGEYIDGVWTDVMRVVRNDLAKEDSSVAAHLRQVAQDLGTRLNTDATLRDTLNEHMLSAAAGLAEQLREGAKDHISRTVRQWDDRQLVRELELTVGTDLQYIRFNGTVVGGLVGVGLHAILLLGLV, encoded by the coding sequence ATGTCTACATCATCCTCTCGCCCTGACTCGCCCGAACGCCGCCTGCGTCGCATGAAGCGCAGCGCCTTGGCTTTGCTGGTGCTGACTATCTGCCTGTTCCTGCTAAGCCACGCCATGATGCGGCAGGGCGAGGCGGCTCCTATCGCCGGATTCTGGCCCTGGCTGCGTGCCTTTAGCGAGGCCGCCACCGTCGGTGCGTTGGCAGACTGGTTTGCCGTCGTGGCCTTGTTCCGCCACCCGTTGGGCCTGCCGTTTCCACATACTGCGATTATTCCCAACAAGAAAAACAGCCTGGGTGAAAGCCTGGGCGTCTTTGTACGCGACCACTTTCTGGACTCCGCCATGTTGCTGGAAAAGCTGCGCAGCCTGGACCCGGCCGCGCGTCTGGGGCAGTGGCTGTCGCAACCCGAGCAAAGCGAACGTGTCAGCCGTGCCTTGCAAACCGCCATGGGCGAGGCCCTGCGTTTGCTGGACGAACGCAGCGTCAAACAAGCGCTGACCGATGGCGTACGTGGCTACTTGATGCGGGTGGACATGGCCAGTTCCAGTTCCCAGATTCTGGGGCTGCTGACGCGCAATGCCCGCCACCAGCGCCTGCTGGATGAAGTCTTGCAGCAATTGGGTGGCTATCTGTCCAACGAGGCGGTCAAGCAGCGTGTGGCCGATGTATTGGTGCGCTACGCCCAGCGTGAATGGCCCAAGCTCCTGGCCATGGTCGGGGTGGTCACGTCGGTAGACGAGCTATCCGGCAAGATGGCGGACCGCCTGGCGCGCGCTTTGGTGGACGAAGTGCAAGCCATTTTGAGCGAGCCCGAGCACCCCTTGCGCAAGGATTACGAGCAATGGGTACACGAGTATATTCAGCGCCTGGGCCAGGACCCGGACTTGATGGAGCAGGTAGAAGCCATCAAGCAGCGCTTTTTGCACCATAAAGATGTGGGTGAATACATTGATGGCGTCTGGACGGATGTGATGCGCGTTGTGCGTAATGATCTGGCCAAAGAGGATTCTTCTGTCGCGGCTCATCTGCGTCAGGTAGCACAGGACCTGGGTACACGCTTGAATACGGATGCAACGTTGCGAGACACCCTGAATGAACACATGCTGTCCGCAGCGGCAGGATTGGCCGAGCAATTGCGTGAAGGAGCCAAAGACCATATCTCGCGCACCGTGCGTCAATGGGATGACAGGCAACTGGTGCGCGAGCTGGAACTGACAGTAGGCACGGATCTGCAATACATACGCTTTAACGGCACGGTGGTGGGCGGCTTGGTTGGCGTAGGCCTGCACGCGATCTTGTTATTGGGGCTGGTCTGA
- a CDS encoding methyl-accepting chemotaxis protein has product MRENQAITSHETQVPEKTYLISKTDLKGRIIYANPAFIEVSGYSHEELIGAPHNIVRHPHMPAVIFQDLWQTLKQQRSWSGLIKNRRKDGGFYWVKARVIPLIENGRVSGYASVRVRAQPKEIKEAEYLYHSIQQQGLRGFRLHEGQLQARGWRSALNTLLQPLNRSLRASLLRFGILTGGLVTLSAGLLLGSGASGTYLTAGLASLGVVSLATLAYGWIVTQRMMQPLHSATHIAQQIATGNLLIDLNPQHTRSQEIAQLYFYMDMMRKSLLSLARDVHQGIQASLDVSTQIEDGNRQLSHRTAAQSGSLQRTAANMEQLTMNVQQTADNARLANQLADQSLSTARRGGEVVQDMVSTMQDIHNSSERIGDIVSIIEGLAFQTNILALNAAVESARAGEAGKGFAVVAGEVRSLAQKSAQAAGEIKHLVEDSLKRMATGAHHAKRAGSTMDEIMQSVSDVTHLISEISTASNEQASGLAQINDAVSTMDNDTNDNADLARSLGETVHELSRQALELKLSIQLLNTGMANRSTYVPDPDATEEPVPLLKVA; this is encoded by the coding sequence ATGCGTGAAAACCAAGCCATTACCTCTCATGAAACACAGGTACCCGAAAAAACCTATTTAATCTCCAAAACAGACCTGAAGGGGCGCATCATTTACGCCAATCCGGCCTTTATCGAGGTTAGCGGCTACAGCCATGAAGAGCTGATCGGGGCACCCCACAATATCGTGCGTCACCCACACATGCCGGCCGTGATTTTTCAGGATTTATGGCAGACCCTCAAGCAACAACGATCCTGGTCGGGGCTGATCAAGAACCGCCGCAAAGACGGCGGCTTTTACTGGGTGAAGGCCCGCGTCATCCCTTTAATCGAAAACGGCCGCGTCAGCGGCTATGCCTCGGTACGGGTACGCGCCCAGCCTAAAGAAATCAAGGAAGCAGAATATCTGTACCACTCCATCCAGCAACAAGGATTGCGCGGCTTTCGTCTGCATGAAGGCCAGCTGCAAGCCAGAGGCTGGCGCTCTGCCCTGAACACCCTGCTCCAGCCCTTGAACCGCAGCCTGCGCGCCAGCTTGCTGCGCTTCGGGATTCTGACAGGCGGCCTGGTGACGCTAAGCGCCGGCTTGTTACTGGGCAGCGGCGCATCCGGCACTTATCTGACAGCCGGGCTGGCGTCCCTGGGCGTGGTCAGTCTGGCCACTCTGGCCTACGGCTGGATCGTGACCCAGCGCATGATGCAGCCCCTGCACAGCGCCACCCATATCGCCCAGCAAATCGCGACGGGCAATTTGCTGATCGACCTGAACCCGCAACACACCCGCAGCCAGGAAATTGCACAGCTGTATTTCTACATGGACATGATGCGCAAGAGCCTGCTGAGCCTTGCTCGCGATGTGCATCAGGGTATTCAGGCTTCTCTGGATGTATCCACACAGATTGAGGACGGCAACCGCCAGCTATCCCACCGCACCGCCGCCCAATCCGGCTCCTTGCAGCGCACGGCCGCGAATATGGAGCAGTTGACCATGAATGTGCAGCAGACTGCGGACAATGCCAGGCTGGCGAATCAGTTGGCCGACCAAAGCCTGTCTACCGCAAGGCGTGGGGGCGAAGTGGTCCAGGACATGGTCAGCACCATGCAGGACATCCACAATAGCTCCGAGCGCATTGGCGATATTGTGTCGATTATTGAAGGCTTGGCGTTTCAGACGAATATTCTGGCGCTGAACGCCGCTGTGGAATCAGCCCGCGCCGGTGAGGCTGGCAAAGGTTTTGCGGTGGTGGCCGGAGAGGTACGCAGTCTGGCGCAGAAAAGTGCGCAGGCCGCCGGGGAAATCAAGCACCTGGTGGAAGACTCCCTGAAACGCATGGCAACCGGCGCCCATCATGCCAAGCGGGCCGGCTCCACCATGGACGAGATCATGCAATCTGTCTCGGACGTGACGCATCTGATCAGCGAAATCTCCACGGCCTCCAACGAGCAAGCCAGCGGTTTGGCGCAGATTAACGATGCTGTCTCCACCATGGACAACGACACCAACGACAACGCCGATCTGGCCCGCAGCCTGGGGGAGACCGTCCACGAACTCAGTCGTCAGGCTTTGGAGTTGAAACTGTCGATTCAATTGCTGAATACCGGCATGGCGAACCGATCTACTTATGTCCCCGACCCCGATGCCACCGAGGAGCCTGTGCCCTTGCTGAAAGTTGCCTGA
- a CDS encoding methyl-accepting chemotaxis protein, which produces MRKNFPITQDEVRVRADQYLISKTDLKGRITYANAAFIAISGFTREELVGKAHNLVRHPDMPPEAFQDFWDTLQNKRPWMGVVKNRRKDGGFYWVYAMAVPIYENGTVAGYASVRVKPSQEQIDEAESLYTAINEGRAKGVRLHEGRAVPTGWRKALSQLRRPFSNSLRASLFRMGALALATTGTALYFALTGGVPQGSGLWLTGGLCLASAVMMGYGWLIAQRVIRPLDQASLIAQQIATGNLQLEIDLHSSESNSEIGQLYFCLDLMRKSLVGIASDARAGIDASIHAARILEVNNTNLASRTEDQAASLQETAASMEELTVTVRQNADNANQASQLADASMQIAQRGGEVVNEVVQTMQGIHDSSRRIGDIVTVIEGIAFQTNILALNAAVESARAGEAGRGFAVVAGEVRSLAQKSSQAAGEIKNLIDASVSRMAVGAEQAARAGDTMGEVVDSVKRVTDIIGEISTASIEQASGLDQINEAMAKMDGVTQQNAALVQDLGNTMSDLATEASELADAIKALNTGSAESVQSAPALAQLSKAPTMQVLSYQNAQPFQAQSAKTANARLEAIRR; this is translated from the coding sequence ATGCGTAAGAATTTCCCCATTACCCAGGACGAGGTTCGTGTCCGGGCCGACCAGTACCTTATTTCAAAAACTGACCTGAAAGGTCGGATCACCTACGCGAATGCAGCCTTTATCGCGATCAGCGGCTTTACCCGTGAGGAGCTGGTTGGCAAGGCCCATAATCTGGTCCGTCACCCCGACATGCCGCCCGAGGCCTTCCAGGACTTCTGGGACACCTTGCAAAACAAACGCCCCTGGATGGGCGTGGTCAAGAACCGCCGCAAGGACGGTGGCTTTTACTGGGTCTACGCCATGGCAGTACCCATTTACGAAAATGGCACCGTAGCCGGTTATGCCTCGGTGCGTGTCAAACCCAGCCAGGAACAGATCGACGAGGCCGAAAGCCTGTACACCGCCATCAATGAAGGTCGCGCCAAGGGTGTGCGCCTGCATGAAGGCCGTGCCGTGCCCACCGGCTGGCGCAAGGCCTTGAGCCAGTTGCGCCGTCCTTTCAGCAATTCCTTGCGTGCCAGCCTGTTCCGTATGGGTGCCCTGGCGCTGGCCACGACCGGCACCGCCCTGTACTTTGCGCTGACGGGGGGTGTTCCCCAAGGTTCGGGCCTGTGGCTGACGGGTGGTCTGTGTCTGGCCAGTGCCGTGATGATGGGCTACGGCTGGCTGATTGCCCAGCGCGTGATTCGCCCTCTGGACCAGGCCTCCCTGATCGCCCAGCAAATCGCTACCGGCAACCTGCAGCTGGAAATTGATCTGCATTCCAGCGAGAGCAATTCGGAGATTGGCCAGCTCTACTTCTGCCTGGATTTGATGCGCAAGAGTCTTGTAGGCATTGCCAGTGACGCCCGTGCCGGGATCGACGCCTCTATCCATGCCGCTCGCATTCTGGAAGTGAACAATACCAATCTGGCCTCGCGTACCGAGGACCAGGCCGCGTCCTTGCAGGAAACTGCTGCCAGCATGGAAGAGCTGACGGTCACCGTGCGCCAGAACGCCGACAACGCCAATCAGGCCAGCCAGTTGGCCGATGCCAGCATGCAGATTGCTCAACGTGGTGGCGAGGTGGTCAATGAAGTGGTGCAGACCATGCAAGGCATCCACGACAGCTCGCGCCGTATTGGCGACATCGTCACCGTGATTGAGGGCATTGCTTTCCAGACCAATATTCTGGCGCTGAACGCGGCAGTGGAATCGGCCCGCGCCGGTGAAGCGGGTCGGGGCTTTGCGGTGGTGGCTGGTGAAGTGCGCAGTCTGGCTCAGAAGAGCTCGCAAGCTGCAGGCGAGATCAAGAACCTGATTGATGCTTCGGTCAGCCGCATGGCGGTCGGTGCAGAACAGGCCGCGCGCGCAGGCGACACCATGGGCGAGGTGGTGGATTCAGTTAAACGCGTCACCGATATTATTGGCGAGATCTCGACCGCCTCGATCGAGCAAGCCAGCGGTCTGGATCAGATCAACGAAGCCATGGCCAAGATGGATGGGGTCACCCAACAAAACGCGGCCCTGGTGCAAGATCTGGGCAACACCATGAGCGATCTGGCCACGGAAGCATCCGAACTGGCCGATGCGATCAAGGCCTTGAATACAGGCTCTGCCGAATCCGTCCAAAGCGCTCCTGCTTTGGCCCAGCTCAGCAAGGCTCCAACCATGCAAGTACTGTCCTACCAGAACGCGCAGCCCTTTCAGGCGCAAAGTGCAAAAACAGCCAATGCCCGCCTGGAAGCGATTCGCCGCTAA
- a CDS encoding NUDIX hydrolase produces the protein MIDTQEPVVSAELVAVLVAVSDGEPRVLTTDAGQALPAGPFQHTHRSLQTGLRDWVETQTHHPVGYVEQLYTFADRDRFDAQGTRIVSVSYVGLTREVGQPDVAQVIWQDCYRYFPWEDRRDGAPDIIQKTIVPALLDWCEQDESLRALRRQRVNYSFGLEGAIWNEDFVLQRYELLYEAGLLPESCRRRQREQQELGKHYELGLGMRHDHRRILATGLARLRAKIKYRPVVFELMPPEFTLLQLQQAVEALAGRGLHKQNFRRLIEQQALVEETGAMSVGGSGRPAKLFRFRGDVLFERAISGSKLPLAKQAR, from the coding sequence GTGATCGATACGCAGGAACCTGTAGTCAGTGCTGAACTGGTGGCTGTTTTAGTAGCCGTTAGCGACGGCGAGCCCCGTGTCTTGACCACGGATGCCGGCCAAGCCTTGCCCGCCGGGCCGTTTCAGCACACGCACCGTTCTTTGCAAACGGGACTGCGCGATTGGGTAGAAACCCAAACCCATCACCCGGTGGGGTATGTGGAGCAGCTGTATACCTTTGCAGACAGGGATCGTTTTGACGCGCAGGGTACGCGTATTGTGTCGGTCAGCTATGTTGGGCTGACGCGTGAAGTGGGCCAGCCGGATGTGGCCCAGGTGATCTGGCAGGACTGCTACCGTTACTTCCCATGGGAAGACCGACGCGATGGCGCACCGGACATTATTCAGAAAACCATCGTGCCTGCCTTGCTGGACTGGTGCGAGCAGGACGAATCCTTGCGGGCCTTGCGCCGCCAGCGCGTCAATTACAGCTTTGGCCTGGAAGGAGCGATCTGGAACGAGGACTTTGTTTTGCAGCGTTACGAACTGCTGTATGAAGCGGGCTTGTTGCCCGAGTCCTGTCGCCGTCGCCAGCGTGAACAGCAAGAGCTGGGCAAGCATTACGAGCTGGGCCTGGGCATGCGCCATGATCACCGCCGTATTCTGGCCACTGGCCTGGCGCGTTTACGCGCCAAAATCAAATATCGCCCTGTGGTGTTTGAATTGATGCCGCCCGAGTTCACCTTGCTGCAATTGCAGCAGGCCGTGGAAGCCCTGGCAGGGCGGGGACTGCATAAACAGAACTTCCGCCGTTTGATCGAACAGCAAGCCCTGGTGGAGGAAACCGGCGCCATGAGTGTGGGTGGCTCAGGCCGACCCGCCAAGCTGTTTCGCTTCCGTGGGGACGTTTTGTTTGAGCGAGCCATCTCGGGCAGTAAATTGCCGCTGGCGAAACAAGCGCGTTAA